CGACTATTATTGACGATACCCGTGACTGTAGCATCAGCGGAGAgaagtttttcaaaattgaagttattgAAAACTTATTTGAGATCTTCAATGTCACAAGAAAGATTGAATGGTTTGGccattttgtgtattgagaaggatatgttagaaaatattaatcttgatacaattattgatgattttgcATCAAGTAAATCACGTAGAAATCTTTTGTcatgattatttttgtattttcgaaattgttgcaaattttgtaatattatttcatgttatttgatattattatcatattttaatattattaaatttaaattatagtcTTTTTTAATAGGGcctctttttaaaatttcgtcccgggcctctaaaatgtttggaaCGGCCCTGCTGACAACCTTCCATGGATCATGTTTGTGTAGTTATTCAATTTgttagttttttaaaaaacaaacttCTAAACCTTTCATTTTACTAAAGCTCTAAGTTTCAGTGCATAATAAATCAATAAGATGTTACatgttttgatgttttcttGTTTCTACTATAAccataaatttttattgagtGGCATAATTGATGCCCAATATAATGTTTGAACACAGCACAAATGCCTCAAGTTTTGAAAATGCGGCCTATATACAACTTTTTCATTGATTGTTTTAGTAGAGAGGACTAAGTGGTCCATCAGTAGATGGATTCAACAAAGATGCCAAATTCTTACAAAGGAATATGCAACGTGGTTTCATTTGATCACAAagatctatatctatattattcAATCTAAGGTGCTTCATAACATACATGtgtaaaattttctaatttcaGGTGTACTTCTAGTTTACCATATGCTATATATTTATCACATTCAAACACTGATAGATTTAAACTTGATGTTAGTGGCTCATATGTTAGACATCCAGATGTACACATAACGTTCTACTGCAGTGCACACAACAAAATCTCCTTAATTTTTAATAGGGGTGAGCATCAGTTGGTTTCGGTCGATTTTCGGTTAATAACCgaaataaccaaaaaaatattaacattttcatAACCGACCGAAATAACCGAAGTCAATCTCATAACCgaaccgaccgaaaaccgaaATTTTCGTCGGTTATGATCGGTTATTTTTAACCAAACTTAATTACCTAATAGGctataatttctttaaaaaattagaataaacATTATAGAAGCTAAGCAATTTGTGAATTAGTGAAGCAAATGAATTACACTACTACATACACTACATTCTGGAGTACTACATGTCTACACTACTACATATGTCTACAATACTACACTAAGGCCTAAGCAGTAAgcaattaattaacaaaataacaaGTAATATGAAAATTGAGTAATGATGAGTAGCTACAGGTTTGAACTTTGTAGTTCACAGGTTCGCATTGGCTTAATATTGGGCtaaataatgaattatataatttatgaatGATTATAGGCTAGGCATATAGGTTAAAATGTTTGCGCTTACcttcggtttttcggtcggttttttttttttttatttttagtcaaaaATCGGTAACTGACCGAACAACCGAAATGACCAAAATTTTTTGAACACTATAACCGAAAACCGAAATTTTCGGTCGGTTCGGTTATCGGTCATCGATTTTTCGACCGATCTTTGTTTTCTGCTCACGCCTAGTTTTTAACACCATGAAATACACATGCACACACCAGTGGTAATGGATGCACACATACCGGTAATGGATCAAAATGCTGGACTGAGCTAATGTGCACACAATATGTAGATGAATGGTACACACCATCTGATTGAAAAGACTAAAACAAAGTAAACTCTTTTGggttttaaaaaacaaaaaaaaaaacataattccTTACTGTACTCAAAAGAGCTAAACCTTCAgaagtactttttttttgaaagcaaaaagCAAGCTCAATTAATGTAAGAAAGCAGTAACAGAGTTAGGCGGGACAGAGTCCCAGTACAAAGTACTAATCTGCGAATGGGCCGCAGCCGCGAGAGAATGAGCTATAACATTTTCTGTCCTAGGAATCAACTTAATGACACAATGAGCGAAAGAAGTAATTGACACTTTGCACTCCTGTATGGCAAAATCTGCATGTGAGCGTACTGGCCTGTGACTGGAGAGCAACGAGTGGAGTTGGGAGCAGTCGGTGCTGACCATGACGGACGGCAAAGTCCTCCCGCGCAGCCACGCGAGGACCTCCTTGGCAGCCATTGCTTCGGCCATCAACGGGGAGAAACAGTCCGGCAAGGGGCCTGCACAAGCCGCCACGAAGCTTCGATTTGGCGAGAGCAGTACCGCACCGAACGAAGACTTCATGGTGGAGGCGTGGTAGCTGGCATCGAAAAAGCAGTGCTGCACCGGCGGTTGAGGCTGGGTGTGCGCGACATGAGACACGGATCCATGGGCAGCAGCGAACAGACTTCCATGCTTGAAGCGCTGCTACTGCGGACGCCTTCACTATTCTTGGATGCGGAAGGAAGCCCTCCCACACCACAGAATAATTTCTTGCACGCCAGATGTAGTAGAGAAGTGCCGCAATCAGTCCAACCTCCCCTTCAGAAGTACTTAATTACACAATATCCAGCAGGTAAAAACTAATGTTCTGCAAGAGGACAATTACGACTATCATGGTGAGCTAACAGGCTCAGTTTGCTTGTGCGCGAGAGAGAGcgtctatgccatacaagtcaattagccttaaaaagcctcttgtatttatagtggggcaaatcctcattcccaaccaatgtgggacaaagctacataagcttttcctcacttcaaattccatctcaaatgggtctactttgagaaccaatttctcattcacccattatccattttgagcgtataatatattgatctcttcgtctaactacgaagaacccgaatccactttgacccgacccaaatcggtagtggaccccacatatatttataccacaaaatgaccacttaaaatgccattttagtgctaaTTTTCCAAcatttactccgcctctttctacttctccgaGTAGAGTTTACAAAGGTTGAAgaaatatagtttctttttctCTAACTAGATGTCTTAGCTTGAGTAGATCTAGATTGTCACACTTGAAGCAGCTCAAGACTTCATTGAATATTAGATGTATACTTTGAAGCTTCTTGTCCCTCTTATCTTAGATCACTGGTCACAAATACTTGAAAACTTGGAAGCTTTTTCACACTTAAATTTCTTAAAAGACCAGCACCTTCTTCAGTTGATGAAGATGGTATTTATAGGCTGGGCGGAAATAGTTCTGTTGaagggaaaactaattttaaaaagccTAAGGACCAGCAGGTAGAGACCGACGGGTAGGTGAGTTGTCAGATTTTATAGCCGTTAAATCCTCAAAAAGTGTTGAACACTTACTTTTTGTTCTGCACACAAAGACATgcttttgaaagaaaattgacCTCGGTATATGTTCCTAGGACACACTCTTCCTTAGGACATATTTCCCCACTTTAAGGTTCAGACGCTTTACGCTCAGAGAATGTTTCTGACAGTCCTACCGAGTTGTTAACTGGATTAATGCCTCGAACCTTTGGTCCTCTTGGATACAATGGTTGACTTTACCAGTTGTCCCATAACTCCTCAAATGATCTCACTCGGTCTTGATAATACACGAGGGGCAGACCCTTCCATCATTCGGTCTTTGTAGCCTCTTGGTCTTGAAAGTCTTCGCTCTACCAATCTCTGTCTTCATAGTCATTCGTCTCTAATTACACTTCATCTCAAGCTACCGAGAGATAACCCTCGGGTACTCTATGATTCAGTATTGAGACTGTCTTCTCGAGTGTTCGATCAGATGTTACATTCAAGTCACTCGGGTAACCATTAGGTTAACATTCGAATGTTGAACAGACTAAATGAGTCTAAGAAACAAAAAGAATGGGGGGGGGGGTCTAAAATCCTaagtttggtatcatcaaaatctattacaaagTGTTCTTAACACATATGAAGAACAAAACTTGTGCATCTCTAAAGAATAAAACTTGTGCACCTGAAGAACAAAACTTATGCACCCAAAGAACAAAACTTATGTACCCGAAGAACAATACTTGTGTACTTGAAGGACAAAaattatgcacttgaagaacaaaaattatgcacttgaagaacaaaaatacaacttttatttttcataaatatttacgaaaatatatattaaccgaaatatatatgcataagaATATGAAAAATTTTCACAATAACTAAGtattcatataatatatatttaagtttAGAGTAAAACTTTAATTAAGAGTTGACTTTAAATAacctttttaaaaagaaattaaaacatgaCAACCATTAAAGAGTTCTTTAAAAAGATGAATACGTAATCATCCCAAATATTAAATCATGCATATGGAAATAATACAATTACACAAACGAgacaaataaagaaaagaaaatgaaatcatTAGTACTACATTATTGTTAAATTAAGATGGTGTTTAAATATTTCATTCACCTCCTCCAACCTGCAAACATAAACTAAAGCTATTAGTCCATATACATTTAAAAAACTTAATTTAACAAATGTGAGCAGCATACCGCAAAGTTTAGAAAATTATGAGACATTCATGTTTGATCTTGTTTAATTTTGCCAAGACAGTTTGAACATCCATCCTCTACTCAGGAGACTCGATTGTGCAACTCAAAGACAACTCTAAAATAGATGATATGCATTGCAATTTTTGTCTAAATTCTGATTCTTCGGGCCTCATTAAAGTTGGGTCCACAATTTCGTCAAGAGTATGAGAAAGTGAATTAGAAACCCAACTCCTTAGACTAAGGTCTCCGGTGAAAATTTCATCATTTGGCTTCCTCTTGGTAAACACTTCCATCAACATTATGCCATAACTATAAATATCACATTTCGTGGAGACCATCCCATTTGATCCATACTCTAAcatagatatacatatacaacaagtcaaatttataattattatttttcatttgacaaaaaaataaaaattattcaagacacttaaaaagaaataaacaaaaataaaatatatagtagGGTAAGCATCACCTGGGGCAATGTATCCAATTGTGGCCATGGTTATGGTATAAGCAACCAATTCATCGTCTCCAAGTAACTTCGCAATGCCAAAGTCGCTTACATGTCCCACCATATCTTCATCAATTAAAACATTGGTTGGCTTTAAATCACAATGAGCAATTGGACTTGAGTAACCATGGTGCAAATACTCTAATGCACATGCCACATCAATCATGATGTTTAGTCTTTGCATGATGTGCAAAGATTGCTGGTAAGAGTACAACCAACTGTCTAGACTACCGTTCGACATGTACTGAAGTATGAGTGCTTTAAAATCCGTGTTAGAGCAAGCACTTATCACCTTTGTGAGATTTCTATGACGAAGATTGCGCAAAACTTCACATTCAGTAGCAAAACTCTTAAATGCATCTTCAACTTGCAAATTAAAAACCTTGACAGCAAAGAGTAACCCATTTCCAAATGTGCCCTTGTAAACAGAACCGAAGCTTCCGGCCCCTAGCAAGTTATTACTACTAAACCCTTGAGTTGCTCTTTGAAGTTCGTAGTATGAAATTCTCAATGACACTATTTCTTGTAAAAAGTTAACCCCATTGGCTGTGGAATTTTTACTTTTGCATTTCCACAATAAAAGGATAATCACTGAGATTCCCACTATGAACATAGCCACAGAGTTCAATACAATCCGAAGTTCTCTCCTTATCAATGGATGAAAATTAGAATGAACAGTGCAAGGTGGCACTTTTAGCCTTGGAGAACCACACAAATCTTCATTGGACAGAAAAGACTGATAAGTGAAATTTACAAATTAGCCTTTGCTGGGGATTTCTCCACTTAACCTATTGAAAGATACATTGAAACCTTTGAGATAGTTGAGCTTCTCTAAGGACCTAGGAATCCCTCCTGTGAGATtgttatttgacaaatccaaGTATTCCAAACAAATCATGCTTCAAAAAGAATCAGGGATAGATCCTTGCAGAAGATTATTAGTTAAGGAAAAGTTTATCAAACTTTGCAAACCTCCTATGGTAGTTGGAATATAGCCAGAAAAATGATTCCTTGATAGATTGATGTATATTGCAACTTTCATGTTTCCAATCTTTGGATGTAAAGAGCCATTCAAGAAATTTGAAGACAAGTCAAGTTTCAAGAGGTCTGTAAGATTCCAGAGGCCTGATGATATGTTAAAACTCAATCGGTTAGAGGGTAGATAGATCTCTCTTAAAGAAGTAGCATTCCCCATGCACTCAGGAATAGAACCCCAAATCTGATTTTTACTTAAATGCAAACTGTCCAAGTATTTCAAATTACAAATGCTCTCCGGCAAACACCCACTTAGTTTATTGTTTCCAAGGTTCAACATTTGAAGTTTGTTTAGACCTCTTATACCTCTAGGAACAACTCTGGTCAATTCATTTTGGGATAAGTCTAGTGTAATGAGACTACTTAAATTACCAACTTTGTTTGGAATTTTGCCCTTTATATTACAACCATATGCAACAAAGAACTCAAGGGAGTTAGAGAGATTACCAAAGGCACTTGGTAGGACAATATTCAAAGGATTATTAGCTATCCCTAGTTCTCTCAAGTATCTACAATTTGCCAATGAACTCATAAAATTGACCCCTATAGAAGAGGACTCGCTTGTTAACTTATTATCTACTATCCACAATTcttccaaaaattttaattctccCAAAGAGTTAGGAATTGGGCCACTAAAACTGTTACCTTCGAGGAATGGGCCAACTAGTTTAGAACAATTGGAGATATAGCTTGGAAGCGCTCCACTAAGGTTATTAGAATTAAGGCTAATTCCTATGAGATTTTGAAGCTTATGGCCCATTTTAGGGGGAAGGCTACCTGAAAGATGATTGAACCCAAGATCTAGTACTGATAGGCTAGAGATATTGAATATACCCCACGGTATGGAACTACTAAGAGAGTTGAATTGTAGATACAGGTACGCCAACTTTTCAAGATTGCTTATTATCTCTCGAGGTATTGTACCTACCAAATCGTACAAGAAACAAAACCACAAATTCTTCATTAATACATATGTGTgtaaacatattaatatattgaagACACTACTAAAAGATGAAACCTTTTATCTAAATCATTCACAATAATATGAAATACTAGAAATCATTGTTCACATTGTCCactataaaatttcaaaaaaaagaagaaaaaacctACTCATTATCCCTACGCATCTTAACTAGTCAAGTGCAAATAGATCACAGTGAAAGATGATTGTCATTTGTTATGGTACTAGCTAGAGAACATGTATATGCGCTATGTGAAGGTGTAAGTCCAACATAGAGTGAAAGTATTTGTCCAATGTGTATAGCTGATCTTACAAGTTCAATCATAAGATTATAAAAGACATTCAAAAGCTTTCAAGAGATAATAGACCCTTTGTGAAGATTGATAAGACAATGAATCATCTATATTCTAATAGTCTAATGTCAAATCAAAACCATCTCTTTCTTTGAAAGGTGTTGGAAGATCATCTGAGTAAGGGAGCAACTTGATAATAGACCCTTTGTGAAGATTGATAAGACAATGAAGATTAGGTCGACAAGGAGCTCGTGACAAACATTATTCAAGGATTGTCATTGGAGGAAGCAAGTAGCATTGTGCGGTGACACACTtcatttacttttatttctttttacaaTACATAGTGGATTCCCACATTGTGTGATGGAGAATAATAGAGTAGGGAATTtcccgaaccactataaatatTTCACCTTTTTTACTTTAGGCTCTTTTTATCTATCTAACGATCCATACTATGCACACTACACTCACTCGTTCAAATTAAGACTAAGACTTCCACTATAAAAGTCGCAATCTTAAACAAGTTCCAATTTTTTTAAGTCTATTCAACCTCGTACCCTTTAAACATTTCACTTTCTGATAAGCAGTGAATTAACCTATAAAAagctttaattgtactaatttctAATTGAATGCTTTAATTGGTGTTTATGGTTCAAGGATTGGATCCGGGACCTAGGCATGTTAAAGCGTAAAATGAAGGCGAATCAGGATGATTTCAACGCAAAATGGTTCGAGAATGAAGGGTGAAAACCATAGCAAAGTTCAACGAAGCAACGAAGTAAGGAGTTAGCAAATTCGTGCCACTGGGAGGGTGTCAAGCAGCTGGTCACATCGTAACCAGCAAAGTGACACGCAAGACAGCTTTTTGATGGTCAATTGTCAAGCTGCTAGTCACACCGTGACTACCAGCTTGACAACCCTTCATCAAAAAGTAGTTAGGGGAGTCAAGGTGGAGGTTAAGGCGTGACCTCCGCAATGACCACCCTGACTACTTTTCGGATCCTAGTTGTCACTTGGTTGGTCACACAGTGACCAATAGAGCGACTCCTGGAATCTGTAAGGCTGTTGCCTAAGTCACGATGCTAGTCACACCGTGACTAGCATCTTGACTAGGCAATCTAGTGGCGGTTTCTTGGCACAATTATTTGTAGTATAAATAGGAATGGgcattatttttagtttattattgaattttctAAGTTTTCTTTTAGGTTTTTCTCTCCACAAACCACTTTAGaacatatatattgtaaatCCATCATTCCTTTGAAGATTGAGGAAGAATTCTCATTTGTAATCACACATTAAACTTCAATTTAAGATTTGCTTTTTACCAATTCAATCAGGTAAGAGTTTCTAATTCTTATTCTTGCAATTTTTAATACCTTTTGTATTTGGATTTATTTCACATTATTCAAATTGTTTTAGTTTACAATTCCATTATGAGTagttaaatcctttagggatttagattaaATTGCTTTCTATGAATGCCAACATGATTTGAATTGTTTAATCTAGGTTTTTCATTACCTTTATAATGAATGTGATTGTAAAATTAGGGAATTATTTGACTCTTGTTTGGTTAGGGCCcaattatgcaagagatgtatgggtGCATAGGTACTCTTCGATGCAGCGGGGATGAGACAACTTGACATACTACGATtattcacctatgagaatagtgATTCACCATTGCCAACCCTTTCACCTTTTTAACTTACCATTGAGAAGCCAAGGACCTtatggtccagtggcatcaaacccttccctttatacgggaggtggtgggttcgagcctcagccATGACACGAAGATCATGGCTCTCTACATCAGACCTGATATCGCTTATAGGCGTTCTATGCCTAGTACCCATATTACCACGATCCAGTCTTTCCTCTGCAAGACCCGTCAGGAGGAGGATTGTTGGTGGACGAATTCTAactcttttaatattttctttcttttcttaattTCCTTTAGTTATGTTGGTTTTCATGTTTTAGTTAGTTTTCATGTTCTAGTTATTGGCGTTATTACT
This portion of the Ipomoea triloba cultivar NCNSP0323 chromosome 5, ASM357664v1 genome encodes:
- the LOC116020400 gene encoding probable LRR receptor-like serine/threonine-protein kinase At3g47570, with the protein product MGHKLQNLIGISLNSNNLSGALPSYISNCSKLVGPFLEGNSFSGPIPNSLGELKFLEELWIVDNKLTSESSSIGVNFMSSLANCRYLRELGIANNPLNIVLPSAFGNLSNSLEFFVAYGCNIKGKIPNKVGNLSSLITLDLSQNELTRVVPRGIRGLNKLQMLNLGNNKLSGCLPESICNLKYLDSLHLSKNQIWGSIPECMGNATSLREIYLPSNRLSFNISSGLWNLTDLLKLDLSSNFLNGSLHPKIGNMKVAIYINLSRNHFSGYIPTTIGDLCGSPRLKVPPCTVHSNFHPLIRRELRIVLNSVAMFIVGISVIILLLWKCKSKNSTANGVNFLQEIVSLRISYYELQRATQGFSSNNLLGAGSFGSVYKGTFGNGLLFAVKVFNLQVEDAFKSFATECEVLRNLRHRNLTKVISACSNTDFKALILQYMSNGSLDSWLYSYQQSLHIMQRLNIMIDVACALEYLHHGYSSPIAHCDLKPTNVLIDEDMVGHVSDFGIAKLLGDDELVAYTITMATIGYIAPEYGSNGMVSTKCDIYSYGIMLMEVFTKRKPNDEIFTGDLSLRSWVSNSLSHTLDEIVDPTLMRPEESEFRQKLQCISSILELSLSCTIESPE